The following coding sequences are from one Malaciobacter pacificus window:
- the ccsA gene encoding cytochrome c biogenesis protein CcsA — protein MKLINMFFSFKVTLLLIVILAAGAGYATFIENDFGTSSARVLVYNNIWYETVLVLTTLNLIGIIYKFKMWKSKGKFLFHFSFVVILIGAGITRYAGYEGIMQIKEGETSNTMISLEPYLQVTIVDGDKSYYQEYQKEFTALFPSLNNFSHTINFGDNKSIEIHYVDYMFAKKDATAKMGLTTVETVYNGQKQQVRLPGLRGQQGMPRELDFGDIKVMLTYGSKLLDLPFSIRLNDFQLDRYPGSMSPSSYASEVTVIEEDGKSYDYRIFMNRTLFEGNFLFFQSSYFPDESGTVLSVNNDPGKWPTYLGYFILTLGFVINFFDKKSRFWKLTKYVGSKNLASLLVALTLGFTGTQLKAETVTDKDHQQKTESIKEYLEKFKNESAPTAEKFSRLVTQSFGGRMKPVSTLNKEIIKKVSGKDSWFGLNSDQIILGMLTRPDIWGDLKLIKIKTPKLKKFLGLNDNEKYIAFSEVFKDGKYALTQEAEKALQTKPMERGTFEKDIIKVDERLNIMYSTFNAGLFSIYPKVIEGNIKDDNNKWYAPLEAISSFEGKNQQAVDAMTRGFINSVIDYKWNEANNFLDMIKTYQVKVGSEINLTESYIDNEILFNNLDIFFKLTLAYVLLGLVMLIFSFATVFKPSFKSKKLTFVFFSILAILFAIQTFGMGFRWMLSGHAPWSDLYESLLYISWSAIFAGVIFFRKSLLALSAAVIVAGIFMFTAHLTGIDPQITNLVPVLKSYWLTIHVSILTASYGFFGLGAILGFMTLIMFIFRKNRPHIDENIKNITAINEIALIVGLVMLTIGNFLGGVWANESWGRYWGWDPKETWAYVSICVYALVIHLRFVKALNNPFVFSTASLLAFSSILMTYFGVNFYLSGMHSYATGDPVPVPTWVYVTTVIVIFTIILAFKNRNLKETIN, from the coding sequence TTGAAATTAATAAACATGTTTTTTTCTTTTAAAGTAACATTATTATTAATTGTAATACTTGCAGCAGGTGCAGGATATGCTACATTCATTGAAAATGATTTTGGTACATCTTCAGCTAGAGTATTAGTTTATAATAATATATGGTATGAAACTGTATTGGTTTTAACTACTTTAAATTTAATCGGTATTATTTACAAATTTAAAATGTGGAAAAGTAAAGGTAAATTTTTATTCCACTTTTCATTTGTAGTAATTTTAATTGGTGCTGGAATAACTAGATATGCTGGTTATGAAGGAATTATGCAAATCAAAGAAGGTGAGACTTCTAATACTATGATTTCTCTTGAACCTTACTTACAAGTTACAATTGTGGATGGCGATAAATCATATTATCAAGAATATCAAAAAGAGTTCACTGCCCTATTCCCTTCTTTAAATAACTTCTCACATACAATAAATTTTGGTGATAATAAATCTATTGAAATTCATTATGTTGATTATATGTTTGCAAAAAAAGATGCGACTGCTAAAATGGGTCTAACAACTGTAGAAACAGTATATAATGGACAAAAACAACAAGTAAGACTTCCTGGACTTAGGGGTCAGCAAGGAATGCCAAGGGAATTAGATTTTGGTGATATTAAAGTAATGTTAACTTACGGTTCTAAGCTTTTAGATTTACCATTTTCTATTAGATTAAATGACTTCCAATTAGATAGATATCCAGGTAGTATGTCTCCATCTTCATATGCATCAGAAGTTACTGTAATTGAAGAAGATGGAAAATCTTATGATTATAGAATTTTTATGAACAGAACACTATTTGAGGGTAATTTCTTATTCTTCCAAAGTTCTTATTTCCCAGATGAGTCAGGTACTGTATTATCAGTAAATAATGACCCAGGAAAATGGCCAACATATTTAGGATACTTTATCTTAACACTAGGTTTTGTAATTAATTTCTTTGATAAGAAATCAAGATTTTGGAAACTTACTAAATATGTAGGAAGCAAAAATTTAGCATCATTACTTGTTGCTTTAACATTAGGATTTACGGGAACTCAATTAAAAGCTGAAACTGTTACAGACAAAGATCATCAACAAAAAACAGAGAGTATTAAAGAGTATTTAGAAAAATTCAAAAATGAATCAGCACCAACTGCTGAAAAATTCTCAAGATTAGTTACTCAAAGTTTTGGTGGAAGAATGAAACCTGTTTCAACTTTAAATAAAGAAATCATAAAAAAAGTTAGTGGAAAAGATAGCTGGTTTGGATTAAACTCAGACCAAATTATTTTAGGAATGCTAACAAGACCTGATATTTGGGGAGATTTAAAATTAATTAAAATCAAAACTCCAAAACTAAAAAAATTCTTAGGTTTAAATGATAATGAAAAATATATCGCTTTTTCTGAAGTATTTAAAGATGGTAAATATGCTCTTACTCAAGAAGCAGAAAAAGCACTTCAAACGAAACCAATGGAAAGAGGTACTTTTGAAAAAGATATAATTAAAGTTGATGAAAGATTAAATATTATGTATTCAACTTTTAATGCAGGTCTATTTAGTATTTATCCAAAAGTAATTGAAGGTAATATCAAAGATGACAATAACAAATGGTATGCTCCATTAGAAGCTATTTCATCATTTGAAGGTAAAAATCAACAAGCTGTTGATGCAATGACTAGAGGTTTTATAAACTCTGTTATTGATTACAAATGGAATGAAGCAAATAATTTCCTAGATATGATTAAAACTTATCAAGTGAAAGTTGGTAGTGAAATAAATTTAACTGAATCATATATAGATAATGAAATTTTATTTAATAATTTAGATATTTTCTTCAAATTGACTTTGGCATATGTTTTACTTGGATTAGTAATGTTAATATTTTCATTTGCTACAGTATTTAAACCAAGCTTTAAATCTAAAAAACTAACATTTGTTTTCTTCAGTATTTTAGCTATATTATTTGCTATTCAAACATTTGGTATGGGATTTAGATGGATGTTATCAGGTCATGCACCGTGGTCTGACTTATACGAGTCACTGTTATATATTTCATGGTCAGCAATATTTGCTGGAGTAATATTTTTCAGAAAATCATTACTTGCATTAAGTGCTGCTGTTATTGTTGCTGGTATATTTATGTTTACTGCACACCTAACAGGAATTGACCCACAAATTACAAACTTGGTTCCAGTTCTTAAATCATACTGGCTTACTATTCACGTTTCGATATTAACAGCATCATATGGATTCTTTGGTCTAGGTGCAATACTTGGTTTTATGACACTTATCATGTTTATTTTTAGAAAAAATAGACCTCACATTGATGAAAATATCAAAAATATCACAGCAATTAATGAAATTGCATTAATTGTTGGATTAGTGATGCTAACTATTGGTAACTTCCTTGGTGGTGTTTGGGCAAATGAATCTTGGGGAAGATATTGGGGATGGGATCCTAAAGAGACATGGGCTTATGTATCAATCTGTGTTTATGCTTTAGTAATTCACTTAAGATTTGTAAAAGCATTAAATAATCCTTTTGTATTCTCAACAGCATCATTATTGGCATTTAGTTCAATTTTAATGACATACTTTGGAGTTAACTTTTATTTATCAGGTATGCACTCATATGCAACTGGTGACCCAGTTCCAGTTCCAACTTGGGTTTATGTAACAACAGTGATTGTTATATTCACAATTATTTTAGCTTTTAAAAATAGAAACTTAAAAGAAACAATCAACTAA
- a CDS encoding M20/M25/M40 family metallo-hydrolase, with protein MKTIIEIFKTITSIPRCSRTHEPFISYMENLSKELGYLCLTDKYNNILCKKENSNANLVFQSHYDIVCLDDGCIPTIIQEDEDTLRADNTTLGADNGIGCAYMIKLMYEQYDGEFLFTSDEEIGLIGANNLDIELNAKYMLNLDSEEEGEICIGCAGGVDIFGINSNKKIIPNNDNLDLYEISISKLQGGHSGVDIDKNIPNGIKLVAQAIKECGGKLLDINGGERINSIPVNVKAIIATNTPPTLTHENMEIKKIDTKSEHLNIWDDGIIDFIYEFNNGLRSMNTELNVVQDSINLAIIKTNLDNIKIELSARSMANENLKVLKEETIELLEKYNFTVTTDGKYPAWKPDINEFTNSVLKIYKEFNKNASLEAIHAGLECAIFKDKYPHIKIASIGPTIKFPHSRKEQVSISSVENVFQIVKKIAEEYRN; from the coding sequence TTGAAAACTATTATTGAAATATTTAAAACAATTACATCTATACCAAGATGTTCTAGAACACATGAACCTTTTATATCTTACATGGAAAATCTATCAAAAGAGTTAGGATATCTATGCCTAACAGATAAATACAATAACATTCTATGTAAAAAAGAAAACTCTAATGCAAACTTAGTATTTCAATCTCACTATGATATTGTATGTTTAGATGATGGATGTATTCCTACTATTATTCAAGAAGATGAAGATACTTTAAGAGCTGACAATACTACACTTGGTGCAGATAATGGTATTGGTTGTGCATACATGATAAAACTTATGTATGAACAGTATGATGGAGAATTTTTATTTACTAGTGATGAAGAAATAGGTTTAATAGGAGCTAATAATTTAGATATTGAATTAAATGCCAAATATATGTTAAACCTTGATAGTGAAGAAGAAGGTGAGATTTGTATTGGATGTGCTGGAGGAGTTGATATTTTTGGAATTAACTCAAATAAAAAGATTATTCCTAATAATGATAATTTAGACCTTTATGAAATATCAATTTCAAAACTACAAGGTGGACATAGTGGTGTTGATATTGATAAGAATATTCCAAATGGAATAAAACTAGTTGCTCAAGCTATAAAAGAGTGTGGAGGTAAGCTTTTAGATATAAATGGAGGAGAGAGAATAAATTCAATCCCTGTAAACGTAAAAGCAATTATTGCTACAAATACACCCCCTACTTTAACACATGAAAATATGGAAATCAAGAAAATTGATACTAAATCAGAGCATTTAAATATTTGGGATGATGGAATAATAGATTTTATATATGAATTTAATAATGGACTTAGAAGTATGAATACAGAGTTAAATGTAGTTCAAGACTCAATAAATCTAGCGATAATAAAAACTAATTTAGATAATATAAAAATAGAGTTAAGTGCAAGATCTATGGCAAATGAAAATCTAAAAGTTCTAAAAGAAGAAACAATAGAACTACTAGAAAAATATAACTTCACAGTAACAACTGATGGAAAATATCCAGCATGGAAACCAGATATAAATGAATTTACAAACTCTGTACTTAAAATCTATAAAGAATTTAATAAAAATGCATCACTAGAAGCAATTCATGCAGGATTAGAATGTGCTATATTTAAAGATAAATATCCACATATAAAAATAGCTTCAATAGGACCAACTATTAAATTCCCTCACTCTAGAAAAGAGCAAGTTAGTATTAGTTCTGTTGAAAATGTATTCCAAATTGTTAAAAAGATAGCAGAAGAATATAGAAATTAA
- a CDS encoding response regulator transcription factor: MRIILVSINRVLHQQWKKAIHSTVEVISLYSIIEIKKFTFHSKDIIIFDYDNLENELSYLLSNKVVCLSSKLDNIEGFNLLKKGIKAYGNNYMTPMNLAEVIKTVSLGKIWISPDLMSFIIKNSTLNQNLVNEDFSLEELTSRELEVAKEVSKGHTNKLIAQYLNITERTVKAHISTIFSKLDISDRVSLGIKVKEYLRNRS; this comes from the coding sequence ATGAGAATTATTTTAGTTTCCATAAATAGAGTATTACATCAACAATGGAAAAAAGCAATACATAGCACAGTAGAAGTAATAAGTTTATATAGTATTATTGAAATTAAAAAATTTACTTTTCATTCAAAAGATATAATTATATTTGATTATGATAATTTAGAAAATGAACTTTCATATTTGTTGAGTAATAAAGTTGTTTGTCTTAGTTCTAAATTAGATAATATTGAAGGATTTAATCTTTTAAAAAAAGGTATAAAAGCTTATGGTAATAACTATATGACTCCTATGAATTTGGCAGAAGTTATTAAAACTGTATCTTTAGGCAAGATCTGGATTTCTCCTGATTTAATGAGTTTTATCATAAAAAATTCAACATTAAATCAAAATTTAGTTAATGAGGATTTTTCATTAGAGGAGTTAACTTCAAGAGAACTAGAAGTAGCCAAAGAAGTATCTAAAGGTCACACAAATAAACTAATTGCTCAATATTTAAATATTACAGAAAGAACAGTGAAAGCTCATATTAGTACTATTTTTTCTAAATTAGATATTTCAGATAGAGTATCATTGGGTATAAAAGTTAAAGAATATCTTCGAAATAGAAGTTAA
- a CDS encoding transposase, producing MQIESKIIGIINDKLKNPIYETLRLLNMKTILTKSNFSKKEGVAVHMVVLHFVYMLVMNKKISTFMDQSNDSFKKDVYYRLLSNTSYNWRKLLSLSSLKILSLLHKVQDSKLVRVLILDDTVEDKVGKNIEGSCDNLWSNKAKRKIRGVNVVSLNYSDGYSNFMLDFAIAMNSYARVKIEEFTNIIDHRTNAHKRRLESLKGKSQIAIEMIKRAVASGIYADYLLVDSWYSKPVFIETMNELGLQVISRMVNNDRIWNFTGEKKTLDGIYNKFKKLKSIKMGQYGKKIKFEYFSTIVEHKKAGKLKIVFIKTKENLIPIVSTNLILSDEEIIDIYKRRWDIEQGYKELREHFGFGKEENRIYEALIARITLSFFTYNVVSYINRISNEPKTIGGLFKDLECELHTLAIAMQAFLAILDEIAKIEEVVNRNEDFTAIIDLLRDVTGKLLGFRCES from the coding sequence ATGCAGATAGAATCCAAGATCATCGGTATTATAAACGATAAGTTAAAAAATCCAATCTATGAAACATTACGTTTGTTAAATATGAAAACTATTTTAACCAAGAGCAATTTTTCTAAAAAAGAGGGAGTTGCTGTTCATATGGTTGTATTACATTTTGTATATATGCTGGTTATGAATAAAAAAATATCAACCTTTATGGATCAAAGTAATGATAGTTTCAAAAAAGATGTATATTATCGATTACTTTCCAATACTTCTTATAATTGGAGAAAACTATTATCTCTTAGTTCTTTAAAGATCTTATCACTACTTCATAAAGTGCAAGATTCAAAGCTAGTAAGAGTTCTTATACTTGATGATACTGTTGAAGATAAAGTTGGTAAAAATATAGAGGGAAGTTGTGACAACCTTTGGAGCAATAAAGCAAAGAGAAAAATCAGAGGTGTAAATGTTGTATCACTAAACTATAGTGATGGTTATTCAAATTTTATGTTGGACTTTGCAATTGCTATGAACAGTTATGCAAGGGTAAAGATAGAAGAGTTTACAAATATTATTGATCATCGAACCAATGCACATAAGCGAAGATTGGAAAGCTTAAAAGGGAAATCACAAATTGCTATAGAGATGATTAAAAGAGCAGTAGCTAGTGGTATATATGCAGATTATCTGCTTGTAGATAGCTGGTATTCTAAACCTGTATTTATAGAAACTATGAATGAACTTGGATTGCAAGTCATTTCAAGAATGGTAAACAATGACAGGATATGGAATTTTACAGGAGAGAAAAAGACCCTTGATGGCATCTATAACAAATTTAAAAAGCTTAAATCTATCAAGATGGGTCAATATGGCAAAAAGATAAAGTTTGAGTATTTTTCAACCATAGTTGAACATAAAAAAGCTGGTAAATTAAAAATTGTTTTTATAAAAACAAAAGAGAATTTAATACCAATCGTATCAACCAATCTTATACTTAGTGATGAAGAGATTATAGATATTTATAAAAGACGATGGGATATAGAACAAGGGTATAAAGAACTTCGTGAACACTTTGGATTCGGAAAAGAAGAGAATCGAATCTATGAAGCTTTGATAGCCAGAATTACACTATCTTTTTTTACATACAATGTTGTTAGCTATATAAATCGTATCAGCAATGAACCTAAAACAATTGGTGGATTGTTTAAAGATTTAGAATGTGAACTTCATACTCTAGCAATAGCTATGCAAGCATTTTTAGCTATTTTAGATGAGATTGCAAAAATTGAAGAAGTTGTCAATAGAAATGAGGATTTTACAGCTATCATTGATCTATTAAGAGATGTGACTGGAAAATTGCTTGGTTTTAGGTGCGAAAGTTAA
- a CDS encoding ATP-binding protein yields MYLKNKNTIKMCNIPDLIPIEFYEDNKIKGITIDTLKLVENRLNTKFESILVENFNEAIKNLQNGTCDIIPSVSKSDELVEFSTLTSPVLNYKYAIITQKGKPVVQNIEEVITKTMAKKSTDQLLKLLKSNYPDIQIKETKSDYETLEAVNSGKVYFAIEALPIASYYMSRYALNDIFISRYTNMPFTTSIAVSNSEKNLLNILNKALSTISEDEHTKIFNKWTNMPIKEEFDYSLLWKVFGVVFIIFLILSYRQVILDKHNQKLQLANNEIEKKTKELAKQKELFEKIYSKSADGVLLIKNEVIVDCNEASLNILNITKKKLLNKSFEDISPKKQSNGIYSKELSKIRINEALNKGICSFEWIHLDSNKNKSWIEVVLTSIEIDNEPVIHAVIRDINKRKKMESDLEILTLKLEDKIKQEMKKNQEKTTQLIQQSRLAQMGEMISMIAHQWRQPLTAISATTNNLLLKQLLNNPITKEELKNELELINDYSQHLSSTIDDFRDFFKRDKEKEITTLEDLIGKSINIIKTSFDSKDIILTTKFKYNKRIEIYATEVQQVILNLLKNAEDILIDKNITEKRVKISTYEDNKYAIIEVSDNGGGIEPQILGKIFDPYFTTKKSKEGSGLGLYMSKTIINEHCNGLLKVENAHEGAIFKIYLPKKDFI; encoded by the coding sequence ATGTATCTAAAAAATAAAAATACAATAAAGATGTGTAATATACCTGATTTAATACCTATTGAGTTTTATGAGGATAATAAAATAAAAGGTATCACTATTGATACTTTAAAATTAGTTGAAAATAGATTAAATACAAAATTTGAATCTATTTTGGTTGAAAATTTTAATGAAGCTATAAAAAATTTGCAAAATGGAACTTGTGATATTATTCCTAGCGTATCAAAATCTGATGAACTTGTAGAGTTTTCCACTTTAACTAGCCCTGTATTAAACTATAAATATGCAATTATTACACAAAAAGGTAAACCTGTTGTTCAAAATATTGAAGAAGTAATTACAAAAACTATGGCCAAAAAATCTACTGATCAATTACTAAAACTTCTTAAATCAAATTATCCTGATATACAAATTAAAGAAACAAAAAGTGATTATGAAACATTAGAAGCTGTAAATAGTGGGAAGGTCTATTTTGCAATTGAAGCACTTCCTATTGCGTCTTATTATATGTCACGTTATGCTTTAAATGATATATTTATTTCAAGATATACAAATATGCCTTTTACAACTAGTATTGCTGTATCAAATAGTGAAAAAAATTTACTAAATATTTTAAACAAAGCACTAAGTACAATTAGTGAAGATGAACATACTAAAATTTTCAATAAATGGACAAATATGCCTATAAAAGAGGAATTTGATTACTCTTTATTATGGAAAGTATTTGGTGTAGTATTTATAATTTTTTTAATATTATCATATAGACAAGTTATTTTAGATAAACATAATCAAAAACTTCAATTAGCTAATAATGAAATTGAAAAAAAGACAAAAGAGTTAGCAAAACAAAAAGAACTATTTGAAAAAATATATAGTAAATCAGCAGATGGTGTTTTACTAATCAAAAATGAAGTTATTGTTGATTGTAATGAAGCTAGTTTAAATATCTTAAATATAACAAAAAAGAAACTACTTAATAAAAGTTTTGAAGATATATCACCTAAAAAACAATCAAATGGTATATACTCAAAAGAGCTATCAAAAATAAGAATCAATGAAGCTTTAAATAAAGGAATATGTAGTTTTGAATGGATTCATCTAGATTCAAATAAAAATAAATCTTGGATAGAAGTAGTTTTAACATCTATTGAAATAGATAACGAACCAGTAATTCATGCTGTAATTAGGGATATAAATAAAAGAAAAAAGATGGAAAGTGATTTAGAGATACTTACTTTAAAGCTGGAAGATAAAATAAAACAAGAAATGAAAAAGAATCAAGAAAAAACTACTCAATTGATTCAACAATCAAGACTTGCTCAAATGGGAGAAATGATTTCTATGATTGCTCATCAATGGAGACAACCTCTAACAGCAATTTCTGCAACAACAAATAATTTACTTTTAAAACAGTTATTAAATAATCCTATCACAAAAGAAGAGTTAAAAAATGAATTAGAATTAATAAATGATTACTCCCAGCATCTTTCATCAACAATTGATGATTTTAGAGATTTTTTTAAAAGAGATAAAGAAAAAGAGATTACTACATTAGAGGATTTAATTGGTAAATCTATTAATATAATAAAAACTTCTTTTGACTCAAAAGATATAATTTTAACTACAAAATTTAAATACAATAAAAGAATAGAGATTTATGCTACAGAAGTTCAACAAGTTATATTAAACTTACTAAAAAATGCAGAAGATATATTAATTGATAAGAATATAACTGAGAAAAGAGTAAAAATATCTACATATGAAGATAATAAATATGCAATAATCGAAGTTAGTGATAATGGAGGGGGAATTGAACCTCAAATTTTAGGAAAAATATTTGATCCATATTTTACGACTAAAAAATCAAAAGAAGGATCAGGCTTAGGTTTATATATGAGTAAAACTATTATAAATGAGCATTGTAATGGTTTACTAAAAGTTGAAAACGCTCATGAAGGAGCAATTTTCAAAATCTATTTACCAAAAAAGGATTTTATTTAA
- a CDS encoding response regulator transcription factor, whose translation MLNEKILDVVRYTKNFDILYIEDNIEVQDQTYKMLKSFFNDITTVNNGKEAIELFINNEFHLIITDLVMPQIDGISFIEFVRKSNKKIPILVVSAHDDKDFFLKTINSGIDGYLLKPYNLEQITSMLINIVEKYNTLNESSFIYLENDLIWDKQNNRLLKNNEPVKLTKNETKLFQLFINTNSETKTYEEIEDFIFDNCDENTKKIRNLLSRLKSKLGHELFETLYSYGYCIKYKKD comes from the coding sequence ATGTTAAATGAAAAAATATTAGATGTAGTTCGATACACAAAAAATTTTGATATTTTATATATCGAAGATAATATTGAAGTTCAAGATCAAACTTATAAAATGTTAAAGTCATTTTTCAATGATATAACAACTGTAAATAATGGAAAAGAAGCTATAGAATTATTTATCAATAATGAGTTTCATTTAATAATAACTGATTTAGTAATGCCTCAAATTGATGGTATATCATTTATTGAGTTTGTTAGAAAAAGTAATAAAAAGATCCCTATTTTAGTAGTTTCAGCCCATGATGATAAAGATTTCTTTTTAAAAACTATAAATAGTGGAATTGATGGTTATTTATTAAAACCTTACAATTTAGAACAAATCACATCTATGTTAATTAATATTGTTGAAAAGTATAATACTTTAAATGAAAGTAGTTTTATTTATTTAGAAAATGATTTAATATGGGATAAGCAAAACAATAGACTATTAAAAAATAATGAGCCTGTAAAGCTTACAAAAAATGAAACTAAGCTTTTTCAACTATTTATAAATACAAATAGTGAAACAAAAACCTATGAAGAGATTGAAGATTTTATATTTGATAATTGTGATGAAAATACAAAAAAAATTCGAAATCTACTTTCAAGATTAAAATCTAAATTAGGCCATGAGTTATTTGAGACTTTATATTCATATGGCTATTGTATAAAATATAAAAAAGATTAA
- a CDS encoding response regulator transcription factor gives MNYENINEITQLSKKLNVLFIEDNNEVREQITKLLSNFFPNIITAHDGEQGYNYYEAFKRQNCKNFDILITDLNLPKMDGISLCKRVLKDNPNQIIIVISAHTESSKLNKLKELGISNFIQKPINYNFFLNTIIQTVNNLKTKAKF, from the coding sequence ATGAACTATGAAAATATAAATGAAATAACACAATTATCTAAAAAATTAAATGTCCTTTTCATAGAAGATAATAACGAGGTTAGAGAACAAATTACAAAATTACTATCTAACTTTTTTCCAAATATTATAACAGCTCATGATGGGGAACAAGGATATAACTATTATGAAGCATTTAAAAGACAAAACTGTAAAAACTTTGATATTTTAATTACTGATTTAAATTTACCTAAAATGGATGGTATTAGTTTATGTAAGAGAGTATTAAAAGATAATCCAAATCAAATTATTATAGTAATATCAGCACATACCGAATCTTCAAAATTAAACAAACTTAAAGAGTTAGGTATATCTAATTTTATACAAAAACCAATTAATTATAATTTTTTTTTAAATACTATAATACAAACAGTTAATAATCTAAAAACTAAGGCTAAATTTTGA
- a CDS encoding transporter substrate-binding domain-containing protein, translating to MHLLKLIILTFFVISSSFCNELNLTLEEKEYLKNNQPIKLHNEMNWPPYNFNENGVPKGFSIDYMNLLAKKVGMEIEYIHNKTWNEFMEMLKNNEIDSIINISKNQERSKYFNFTSVFHTAANAIYVQNGNEHIDTLKKLEGKTIVMPKGFFAQQLLAKHYPNIKQILVKDSLEALRMLSLGKADATVGKKNVLDYIISNRNISGVIATNYVDDNRLVSLVRMATNKDNKHLNSILEKGQKAISDEEILTLKRKWFGSNNLTFAR from the coding sequence ATGCACTTACTTAAACTTATAATTCTTACTTTTTTTGTAATATCTTCATCTTTTTGTAATGAATTAAATCTAACATTAGAAGAGAAAGAGTATCTAAAAAACAATCAACCTATTAAACTTCATAATGAAATGAATTGGCCTCCATATAATTTCAATGAAAATGGTGTACCAAAAGGTTTTAGTATTGATTATATGAATCTTCTTGCAAAAAAAGTTGGTATGGAGATTGAATATATTCATAACAAAACTTGGAATGAGTTTATGGAGATGTTAAAAAATAATGAAATAGATTCAATTATTAATATTTCAAAAAATCAAGAAAGAAGTAAATACTTTAACTTTACTAGCGTTTTTCATACAGCTGCAAATGCTATATATGTGCAAAATGGAAATGAACATATAGATACTTTAAAAAAACTAGAAGGTAAAACTATAGTAATGCCTAAAGGTTTTTTCGCACAACAACTTTTAGCTAAACACTATCCTAATATTAAACAAATTCTTGTAAAAGACTCTTTGGAAGCCCTAAGAATGTTATCTTTAGGTAAAGCAGATGCTACAGTTGGTAAAAAAAATGTTTTAGACTATATAATTTCAAATAGGAATATTTCAGGAGTGATTGCCACTAATTATGTAGATGATAATAGATTAGTTTCATTAGTTAGAATGGCTACAAATAAAGATAATAAACATCTAAATTCTATTTTAGAAAAAGGTCAAAAAGCAATTAGTGATGAAGAAATTTTAACCTTAAAAAGAAAATGGTTTGGATCTAATAACTTAACTTTCGCACGTTAA